In Brassica rapa cultivar Chiifu-401-42 chromosome A06, CAAS_Brap_v3.01, whole genome shotgun sequence, a single window of DNA contains:
- the LOC103873271 gene encoding putative nuclease HARBI1, giving the protein MSSNRQRNTNSRRPTNSNQTAEDSTPPAEATLRAFRICQLRAQGIHNLSYEERIEMWNLENEQFAELIINPTLTYYHRYFERAPVQTDRGLGWRNIWRRLQEDDAACLQLLRMSLPCFCSLCDTLQTSYGLQPTLNVSIEESVAMFLQICGHNEVQRDVGLRFSRNQETVQRKFMEVLTATELLACDYIRTPTRQELMRIPEKLYSDRRYYPFFSGFVGAMDGTHICVKVEPKLQGMYWNRHDNASLNIMAICDLNMLFTYIWNGAPGSCHDTAVLAMAQQNDSEFPLPPRDKYYLVDSGYPNKQGFLAPYRSSRNGVVRYHMSQFNSGPAPRNKQELFNRYHASLRSVIERTFGVWKKKWRILSDFPRYNVHVQKRVVMATMGLHNFIKISNYSDEDFANTMQDMRLDNGDPEPGIADTEEIYTAQGEQMAQIRDTIANMLWENQNSR; this is encoded by the exons ATGTCGTCAAATCGCCAGCGAAATACCAACTCTCGCAGACCAACAAATTCAAACCAAACGGCGGAAGATTCAACTCCTCCAGCAGAAGCAACATTAAGG GCTTTTCGTATATGTCAATTACGAGCACAAGGTATACACAACCTAAGTTACGAAGAGAGAATAGAAATGTGGAATTTGGAAAATGAGCAGTTTGCAGAGTTAATAATCAATCCAACTTTGACTTATTATCATCGCTATTTTGAAAGGGCACCAGTACAAACCGATAGAGGTCTAGGTTGGAGAAATATATGGCGACGACTACAAGAAGATGATGCTGCTTGTCTTCAGTTATTACGAATGTCACTGCCGTGTTTCTGCTCATTGTGTGATACACTACAAACAAGCTATGGTCTACAACCAACACTAAATGTAAGTATTGAAGAAAGTGTTGCTATGTTTCTACAGATATGTGGGCataatgaagttcaaagagatgtTGGCTTGAGATTTAGTCGAAATCAAGAGACGGTTCAAAGAAAATTTATGGAAGTTCTTACGGCAACAGAACTATTGGCATGCGATTATATTAGAACTCCAACAAGACAAGAGCTAATGCGAATTCCTGAAAAACTTTACTCAGATCGAAGATATTATCCTTTTTTCAGTGGATTCGTTGGAGCTATGGATGGGACTCATATATGTGTAAAAGTGGAGCCTAAGTTACAAGGAATGTATTGGAATCGACATGATAATGCATCTTTGAACATCATGGCAATATGTGATTTGAATATGTTATTCACATATATATGGAATGGAGCACCGGGATCTTGTCATGATACTGCTGTTTTGGCAATGGCACAACAAAATGATTCTGAGTTCCCTTTGCCTCCACGAGATAAATATTATCTTGTTGATTCAGGCTACCCAAACAAGCAAGGATTTTTAGCTCCATATAGATCATCACGAAATGGAGTTGTGAGATATCATATGTCTCAGTTCAACTCTGGTCCTGCTCCTAGAAATAAACAAGAATTATTCAACCGGTATCATGCGTCTTTACGTTCTGTTATTGAGAGGACATTTGGAGTTTGGAAGAAAAAATGGAGGATTCTATCTGATTTTCCAAGATACAATGTCCACGTTCAAAAAAGAGTGGTAATGGCTACAATGGGATTACATAACTTTATCAAAATATCAAACTACTCGGACGAAGACTTCGCAAATACAATGCAAGATATGAGACTGGATAACGGAGATCCAGAACCTGGTATTGCTGATACAGAAGAAATTTATACGGCACAGGGAGAACAAATGGCACAAATAAGAGATACTATTGCAAATATGTTGTGGGAAAATCAAAATAGTCgatag
- the LOC103873324 gene encoding uncharacterized protein LOC103873324 encodes MVRCFALHDVQSQSQHSARQRREELINTRLVDEEVDDGSDTDSGDRPQTQPQEMEEEEVYRVIVDDGTHHLNEDTNETVRRCHQRGRQNVQSSARRGTTSHRLGETSRVPLRGGSRGNRRRQSFETTIQDTIAGYTEFQRQSLQQLRPGAFDQENYDEWKKAEEIFLALSIPKGRFYWTCLNTLKELVFWRKYFLDIAGSIDEDKLQLLEAMTGVSRNNEDVPKQLGVDQSCGSSYSQQWGTPPTAQQWGTPPFSQQWGTPPNAQQWGTPPSVSRWGTPPNAQQWGSPQPTQQWGQPPNVQQWNTPSTSQQWGTPPNSQQWGPQPNISQWSTPPNASQCETPPNASQWGLSQNTSGWGISSNFQQGGPARTNPTTVQYGFSVGSEEESVRNAQENNAAVGTSPNDNAGHTSHTPRPGGLFNIWGTSININESHQNYSEDED; translated from the coding sequence ATGGTACGATGTTTCGCACTACATGATGTTCAATCGCAATCTCAACACTCTGCACGCCAACGAAGAGAAGAGTTGATCAACACACGTTTAGTAGATGAAGAAGTTGACGATGGATCCGACACAGATAGTGGTGATCGCCCACAAACACAACCTCAAgagatggaagaagaagaagtgtatCGTGTTATAGTTGACGATGGGACACATCATTTGAACGAAGATACCAATGAAACAGTTCGTAGATGCCATCAACGAGGGAGACAAAATGTACAATCAAGTGCTAGACGTGGGACCACATCTCATAGATTAGGAGAAACTTCTCGAGTTCCTCTCAGGGGTGGGTCACGAGGAAATAGAAGAAGACAATCTTTTGAGACAACAATACAAGACACTATCGCTGGATATACAGAATTTCAACGACAAAGTTTACAACAACTTCGTCCAGGTGCTTTTGACCAAGAAAACTATGATGAATGGAAAAAGGCAGAAGAAATATTTCTTGCTCTAAGCATTCCAAAAGGAAGATTTTACTGGACATGCCTTAATACTCTTAAAGAGTTAGTCTTTTGGCGTAAGTATTTTCTTGATATAGCTGGAAGCATCGACGAAGATAAGTTACAATTATTAGAAGCTATGACTGGTGTTTCACGAAACAACGAAGATGTGCCAAAACAGTTAGGTGTTGACCAATCATGTGGGAGTTCATATAGTCAACAGTGGGGCACACCACCAACTGCTCAACAATGGGGTACCCCACCGTTTTCTCAGCAATGGGGTACACCACCAAATGCTCAACAATGGGGTACACCGCCAAGTGTTTCACGATGGGGGACACCACCTAATGCTCAGCAGTGGGGTTCACCCCAGCCAACTCAACAATGGGGACAACCACCAAATGTTCAACAATGGAACACACCGTCAACTTCTCAACAATGGGGCACACCACCAAACTCTCAACAATGGGGACCACAGCCAAATATTTCACAGTGGAGTACGCCACCAAATGCTTCACAGTGTGAGACACCACCAAATGCTTCACAGTGGGGACTTTCACAAAATACTTCAGGGTGGGGGATTTCATCAAACTTTCAACAAGGCGGACCAGCAAGGACGAATCCGACAACTGTTCAATATGGATTTTCCGTTGGAAGTGAAGAAGAAAGTGTGAGAAATGCTCAAGAAAATAATGCAGCAGTCGGAACTTCACCAAACGATAATGCTGGTCATACTTCACATACACCTAGACCAGGAGGTTTATTCAATATATGGGGAACATCTATAAATATAAACGAAAGTCACCAAAATTACTCAGAAGACGAAGATTAG
- the LOC103873272 gene encoding xylulose kinase 2 gives MADLSLPSDSLFLGFDSSTQSLKATVLDSSLNIVTTELVHFDTELPHYKTKDGVYRDPTVNGRIVSPTLMWVEALDLILHKLSAANFDFKKVIAVSGSGQQHGSVYWRNGSSQILKSLDPNSSLKDQLQKAFSFEESPIWMDSSTTVQCREIESAVGGGMVLSEITGSRAYERYTGPQIRKLFTTEADLYASTERISLVSSFMASLLIGDYASIDETDGAGMNLMDIKKRCWSKDALQATATGLEEKLGKLAPAYATAGSISQYFVHRYGFEKNCVVVQWSGDNPNSLAGLTLSTPGDLAISLGTSDTVFGITKEHQPSLEGHVFPNPVDPESYMVMLVYKNASLTREEIRDRCAEGSWDVFNKYLEQTQPLNEGKLGFYYTENEILPPLPVGSHRYILDNFSGESLEGVKEREVKDFDPPSEVRALIEGQFLSKRAHAERFGMPSPPIRIIATGGASANDNILSLISSIFGCDVYTVQRPDSASLGAALRAAHGWLCNKKGTFVPISCLYEGKLEKTSLNCKLKVKAGDGNVASTYGLLMKKRMEIEKNLVEKLGHF, from the exons ATGGCGGATCTCTCTCTTCCTTCAGATTCTCTCTTCCTCGGATTCGACAGTTCTACCCA GTCGTTGAAAGCAACTGTGCTGGACTCATCCCTCAACATCGTAACGACCGAACTCGTTCACTTCGATACCGAACTTCCCCATTACAAAACCAAAGATGGCGTTTACAGAGACCCCACCGTCAACGGCAGAATCGTCTCCCCTACGCTCATGTGGGTGGAGGCACTCGATCTCATCCTCCACAAGCTCTCCGCTGCCAATTTCGATTTCAAGAAAGTCATCGCCGTTTCCGGGAGCGGCCAGCAGCACGGCAGCGTCTACTGGCGGAACGGCAGCTCCCAGATTCTGAAGTCTCTGGATCCCAACAGTTCCTTGAAGGACCAGCTCCAGAAGGCGTTCTCTTTCGAGGAGTCTCCGATATGGATGGATAGCAGCACGACGGTGCAGTGCAGAGAGATCGAGAGTGCTGTGGGAGGGGGCATGGTGCTGTCTGAGATCACTGGCTCCCGTGCTTACGAGCGCTACACTGGCCCTCAGATACGCAAGCTGTTCACCACTGAGGCTGATTTGTATGCGAGCACTGAGAGGATTTCGCTTGTTAGCTCCTTCATGGCGTCTTTGCTGATTGGTGATTATGCTTCGATTGATGAGACTGATGGCGCTGGGATGAATTTGATGGATATTAAGAAACGTTGTTGGTCTAAGGATGCGTTACag GCTACAGCTACGGGTTTGGAGGAAAAGCTTGGGAAGTTAGCACCAGCTTATGCTACTGCTGGTTCCATTTCTCAGTACTTTGTTCACAG ATACGGTTTTGAAAAGAACTGTGTGGTTGTTCAGTGGTCAGGAGACAATCCTAATAGTTTGGCAG GTCTAACACTTAGTACTCCTGGAGATCTAGCGATAAGTCTTGGGACCAGTGACACG GTATTTGGGATTACCAAAGAACATCAACCCAGTCTTGAGGGCCATGTGTTTCCGAATCCCGTTGATCCGGAGAGTTACATGGTAATGTTGGTTTACAAAAATGCTTCTCTCACCCGTGAAG AGATTCGTGACCGTTGCGCTGAGGGATCTTGGGATGTTTTTAACAAGTATTTGGAACAAACACAGCCACTAAATG AGGGGAAACTGGGCTTTTACTACACTGAAAATGAAATCCTTCCCCCACTTCCCG TTGGCTCTCATCGCTACATTCTTGATAACTTCTCTGGTGAGTCTCTTGAGGGTGTTAAGGAACGTGAGGTCAAAGACTTCGACCCTCCCTCAGAGGTTAGGGCATTGATTGAAGGTCAGTTTCTTTCAAAGCGAGCTCATGCTGAGAGATTTGGTATGCCTTCCCCTCCCATCCGAATTATAGCCACTGGTGGTGCTTCAGCTAACGATAATATTCTCAGTCTCATCTCTTCAATCTTCGGATGTGATGTTTATACTGTCCAAAGGCCTG ATTCAGCATCACTTGGAGCTGCACTGAGAGCTGCTCATGGCTGGCTCTGCAACAAAAAAGGAACCTTTGTGCCCATCTCCTGTCTCTACGAGGGGAAATTGGAGAAGACGTCTCTAAATTGCAAACTCAAAGTTAAAGCAGGAGACGGTAATGTGGCTTCCACCTACGGGttgttgatgaagaagaggatgGAAATAGAGAAGAACCTTGTGGAGAAGTTAGGACACTtctga